One genomic segment of Arcobacter porcinus includes these proteins:
- a CDS encoding inositol monophosphatase family protein has product MKKRLIKIVKKAGKILKKGYYSDKSVRFKAKKDLVTIYDLAVEKYLKKEFSKYFKEFNIIAEESNNNSVEFGNSIIIDPIDGTTNFVNKVPHTAISVGVYKDKKPFMAIVYNPILNELYYAKKDCGAFLNGKKIRVSKEDDLQKSLLATGFPYSSGENVDDLNDVAKKIKSVLPHCQDIRRLGSASIDLCMVAKGVFEGYYEMNLKAWDVSAGILILSEAGGKVTNINGQEYKLFEDKYIVATNSKIHEKLLNKLDI; this is encoded by the coding sequence ATGAAAAAAAGATTGATAAAAATAGTAAAGAAAGCTGGAAAAATCTTAAAAAAAGGTTACTATTCTGATAAGTCTGTAAGATTTAAAGCTAAAAAAGATTTGGTAACAATTTATGATTTAGCAGTAGAAAAATATTTAAAAAAAGAGTTTAGTAAATATTTTAAAGAGTTTAATATAATAGCAGAAGAATCAAATAATAATAGTGTTGAATTTGGAAATTCAATAATAATAGATCCAATAGATGGAACTACAAACTTTGTAAATAAAGTTCCACATACAGCAATAAGTGTGGGAGTTTATAAAGATAAAAAACCTTTTATGGCTATTGTTTATAATCCAATTTTAAATGAGCTTTATTATGCAAAAAAAGATTGTGGTGCTTTTTTAAACGGTAAAAAAATAAGAGTAAGCAAAGAAGATGATTTACAAAAATCACTTTTAGCAACAGGTTTTCCATATAGCAGTGGAGAAAATGTAGATGATTTAAATGATGTTGCAAAGAAGATAAAAAGTGTTTTACCACATTGTCAAGATATAAGAAGACTTGGAAGTGCTTCAATAGATCTTTGTATGGTTGCAAAAGGTGTTTTTGAAGGATATTATGAGATGAATTTAAAAGCTTGGGATGTAAGTGCTGGGATTCTAATTTTAAGTGAAGCTGGTGGAAAAGTTACAAACATAAATGGACAAGAGTATAAATTATTTGAAGATAAATATATAGTTGCTACAAATTCAAAGATTCATGAGAAACTATTAAATAAACTGGATATTTAG
- the glmS gene encoding glutamine--fructose-6-phosphate transaminase (isomerizing): protein MCGIVGYIGKQDSCKILLDGLKELEYRGYDSAGIAALNDKGIDVFKAVGKLVNLEDKVNECKNGIYNLGIGHTRWATHGKPTEVNAHPHLGEYSYVVHNGIIENYKELKDELLSLGHKFVSQTDTEVIVHLFEHYNNNLKDSKKAFQETIKRLEGAFAILLITKDEPEKIFFYKLGSPMIVAKGLEKDEVLFASSDSALIGLASDVVYLDDRVGGIATKNNIEFFSQNIVWSKLPSSKQTAQKNGFRYFMEKEIYEQSVVVSDTMLGRVKDSEIDFDEINASILDGITEIKICACGTSYHAGLVSSYLFERVAKLKCSVEVASEFRYKEPLLTKNTLFIVISQSGETADTLEALKMAKEVGLKTLVICNVDNSSMTRVAEHTILTRAGIEKGVASTKAFSTQTVVLWMLSLYFAKLKNSVSKEFLEKEIKTLREVPKALKVYENIHEKAKRLSKRYLHGHGFFFIGRDVFYPLALEGALKLKEISYLHAEGYPAGEMKHGPIALADPELFTIALMPKTMLYDKIKSNVEELSARDSTICAISPLDFELADDFIKINDCDHYMLEFFEMLIALQLLSMEISIRLENDVDMPRNLAKSVTVE from the coding sequence ATGTGTGGAATTGTTGGATATATTGGTAAACAAGATAGTTGTAAAATTCTACTTGATGGATTAAAAGAGCTAGAATATAGAGGATATGATAGTGCAGGAATTGCAGCTTTAAATGATAAAGGAATAGATGTATTTAAAGCAGTTGGTAAACTTGTAAACCTTGAAGATAAAGTAAATGAGTGTAAAAATGGTATTTATAATCTTGGAATTGGTCATACAAGATGGGCAACTCATGGAAAACCAACAGAAGTAAATGCACATCCACATCTAGGAGAGTACTCTTATGTTGTTCATAATGGAATTATAGAAAATTATAAAGAGCTAAAAGATGAACTTTTATCACTTGGACATAAATTTGTATCTCAAACTGATACAGAAGTTATAGTTCATCTTTTCGAACACTACAACAACAATTTAAAAGATTCGAAAAAAGCATTTCAAGAGACTATAAAAAGACTTGAAGGTGCTTTTGCAATACTTCTAATTACAAAAGATGAACCAGAAAAAATATTTTTCTATAAGTTAGGAAGTCCAATGATTGTGGCTAAAGGATTAGAAAAAGATGAAGTATTATTTGCTTCATCAGATTCAGCTTTAATTGGACTTGCAAGTGATGTTGTATATCTTGATGATAGAGTTGGTGGAATTGCTACGAAAAACAATATTGAATTTTTCTCACAAAACATTGTTTGGTCAAAACTTCCAAGTTCAAAACAGACTGCACAAAAAAATGGTTTTAGATATTTTATGGAAAAAGAGATTTATGAGCAAAGTGTAGTTGTAAGTGATACAATGCTAGGGCGTGTAAAAGATAGTGAAATAGATTTTGATGAGATAAATGCATCTATTCTTGATGGAATTACAGAGATTAAAATTTGTGCTTGTGGAACTTCATATCATGCTGGTTTAGTATCTTCATATCTTTTTGAAAGAGTTGCAAAATTAAAATGTTCTGTTGAGGTTGCAAGTGAATTTAGATACAAAGAACCTCTTTTAACAAAAAATACACTTTTTATAGTAATCTCACAAAGCGGTGAAACAGCTGATACTTTGGAAGCTTTAAAAATGGCAAAAGAAGTTGGACTTAAAACATTGGTTATTTGTAATGTTGATAACTCATCAATGACAAGAGTTGCAGAACATACAATCCTAACAAGAGCAGGTATTGAAAAAGGTGTTGCTTCAACTAAAGCATTTTCAACTCAAACTGTTGTTTTATGGATGTTAAGTTTATATTTTGCAAAACTTAAAAATAGTGTTTCAAAAGAGTTTTTAGAAAAAGAGATTAAGACTTTAAGAGAAGTTCCAAAAGCTTTAAAAGTTTATGAAAATATTCATGAAAAAGCAAAAAGATTATCAAAAAGATACCTTCATGGGCATGGATTCTTCTTTATAGGAAGAGATGTGTTTTATCCTTTAGCACTTGAAGGGGCTTTAAAATTAAAAGAGATATCTTATTTACATGCTGAAGGTTATCCAGCTGGTGAGATGAAACATGGTCCAATAGCTCTTGCAGATCCAGAACTATTTACAATTGCTTTAATGCCAAAAACTATGTTATACGATAAAATTAAATCAAATGTTGAAGAATTAAGTGCAAGAGATAGTACAATTTGTGCAATTTCTCCACTTGATTTTGAATTAGCAGATGATTTTATAAAAATTAATGATTGTGATCATTATATGCTTGAGTTTTTTGAAATGCTTATTGCTTTACAACTATTATCAATGGAAATTTCAATCAGACTTGAGAATGATGTTGATATGCCAAGAAATTTAGCAAAATCAGTAACTGTTGAATAA
- the metK gene encoding methionine adenosyltransferase, translating into MEKKSQYLFTSEVVSPGHPDKCADIIADSIVDRLIIEDSNSRVASEVFVAGKHVVIGGEVKSKANLSQNDYEKIVKDALAKIGYDGKGAFSKEQALHPDDVKVQVLLNQQSPDISQGVDQTTGEIGAGDQGIMFGFASNEADEYMPAAIVYARKLSDTVYNYALKNKDKFGVDIKTQVTIDYGTKENFENGIPKRIHTIVVSAPSVETMKIEEVRAIIQDLIDNSGLPENLYDKKNTIIHINPTGRYVNHSSLHDSGLTGRKLIVDSFGGYAPIGGGAQSSKDYTKVDRSGLYAARWIAKHIVASGLAKKAIVQISYAIGVAKPTSVAVDTMGTFTKHNDDVLSEFVMNNFSLTPKWITDKFKLDKPSLNTFLYADVAARGQVGQSDYPWEKLDELDKFKNI; encoded by the coding sequence ATGGAAAAAAAATCACAATATTTATTTACAAGTGAAGTAGTAAGCCCTGGTCACCCAGATAAGTGTGCAGATATAATTGCAGACTCAATAGTTGATAGGCTAATAATAGAAGATAGTAATAGCAGAGTTGCTAGTGAAGTTTTTGTTGCTGGAAAACATGTTGTTATTGGTGGAGAAGTTAAATCTAAGGCAAATTTATCACAAAATGATTATGAGAAAATCGTAAAAGATGCTTTAGCAAAAATTGGTTACGACGGAAAAGGTGCTTTTTCTAAAGAGCAAGCACTTCATCCTGATGATGTAAAAGTTCAAGTATTATTAAACCAACAAAGTCCAGATATTAGCCAAGGTGTTGATCAAACAACTGGAGAAATTGGTGCTGGAGATCAAGGAATTATGTTTGGTTTTGCTTCAAATGAAGCAGATGAATATATGCCAGCAGCAATTGTTTATGCTAGAAAATTAAGTGATACAGTTTATAACTATGCACTTAAAAATAAAGATAAATTTGGAGTTGATATTAAGACTCAAGTTACAATAGATTATGGAACAAAAGAGAATTTTGAAAATGGAATTCCAAAAAGAATTCATACAATAGTTGTATCAGCACCAAGTGTTGAAACTATGAAGATAGAAGAAGTTAGAGCTATTATTCAAGATTTAATTGATAATTCAGGTTTACCAGAAAATCTATATGATAAGAAAAATACAATAATACATATAAATCCAACAGGAAGATATGTAAATCACTCATCTTTACATGATAGTGGATTAACAGGAAGAAAACTAATAGTTGATAGCTTTGGTGGATATGCACCAATTGGTGGTGGAGCACAAAGTAGTAAAGATTATACAAAAGTTGATAGAAGTGGATTATATGCAGCAAGATGGATTGCGAAACATATCGTTGCTTCAGGCTTAGCAAAAAAAGCTATTGTTCAAATATCTTATGCAATAGGAGTTGCAAAACCAACTTCAGTAGCAGTTGATACAATGGGAACATTTACAAAACATAATGATGATGTATTATCTGAGTTTGTAATGAATAACTTTTCTTTAACACCAAAATGGATTACAGATAAATTTAAACTTGATAAACCAAGTCTTAATACATTTTTATATGCAGATGTAGCTGCACGTGGACAAGTTGGTCAGTCTGATTATCCTTGGGAAAAATTAGATGAATTGGATAAATTTAAAAACATTTAG
- the accD gene encoding acetyl-CoA carboxylase, carboxyltransferase subunit beta: protein MDLKNLFSKISFDNTSKEQAKKSEAPSHWIKCTSCSSLMFIKEIENQDNVCPKCGYHLRIGAKRRIEILADENSFVEFDTNLRPNDPLNFVDKLSYKKKVEDALAKTGRVSSVISGECTINSIPVQLVVFDFAFMGGSLGSVEGEKIVRAVNRAIEKREAVIIVSASGGARMQESTFALMQMAKTSAALKKLDDEKLPYISILTDPTFGGVSASFALLGDIIMAEPGALIGFAGQRVIKQTIGADLPENFQRAEFLLEKGSIDMVVNRRDMKKTISDLLSIFGQKKIS, encoded by the coding sequence GTGGATTTAAAAAATCTATTTAGTAAAATATCATTTGATAATACAAGTAAAGAGCAAGCTAAAAAAAGTGAAGCTCCAAGCCACTGGATTAAGTGTACTAGTTGTAGTTCTTTAATGTTCATTAAAGAGATTGAAAATCAAGATAATGTATGTCCAAAATGTGGATATCACTTAAGAATTGGTGCAAAAAGAAGAATAGAGATATTAGCAGATGAGAATAGCTTTGTAGAGTTTGATACGAATCTAAGACCAAATGACCCTTTAAATTTTGTGGATAAACTATCTTATAAAAAGAAAGTAGAAGATGCTCTTGCGAAAACTGGAAGAGTTTCAAGTGTTATTAGTGGTGAATGTACAATAAATAGTATTCCTGTTCAACTTGTAGTTTTTGATTTTGCTTTTATGGGTGGAAGTTTAGGTTCGGTTGAGGGTGAAAAAATAGTAAGAGCAGTAAATAGAGCTATTGAAAAAAGAGAAGCAGTTATTATTGTTTCAGCTTCGGGTGGAGCTAGAATGCAAGAATCAACTTTTGCTTTAATGCAAATGGCAAAAACAAGTGCAGCATTAAAAAAACTTGATGATGAAAAACTTCCTTATATCTCGATTCTAACAGATCCAACATTTGGTGGAGTTTCTGCATCTTTTGCTCTATTAGGAGATATAATAATGGCTGAACCAGGAGCTTTAATTGGATTTGCTGGACAAAGAGTTATTAAGCAAACTATTGGAGCTGATCTACCTGAAAACTTCCAAAGAGCAGAATTCTTATTAGAAAAAGGTTCTATTGATATGGTTGTAAATAGAAGAGATATGAAAAAGACAATTAGTGATTTACTAAGTATTTTTGGACAAAAGAAAATCAGCTAA
- a CDS encoding thiamine phosphate synthase, which produces MLSILEKSLGFSLNDFNYLYILCDYETLQKKDITLEDFVKKVKNSNAKLLQYRDKISDENIIIKNLKYLKENLNIPIIINDKLELIEFADGLHLGQEDIYKIHQDKKIAIKLLRAKIKDKLLGISTHNEFEILEANSLDIDMIGLGAYKNTSTKDISNILGDKLSYLAKISKHPVCAIGGVKVDDKIDNARFNCVGSDFLN; this is translated from the coding sequence ATGCTTTCAATTTTAGAAAAATCTTTGGGCTTTTCGCTCAATGATTTTAACTACTTATATATTCTATGTGACTACGAAACGCTACAAAAAAAAGATATAACTTTAGAAGATTTTGTTAAAAAAGTAAAAAATAGTAATGCAAAATTACTTCAATATAGAGATAAAATTTCAGATGAAAATATCATTATAAAAAATCTTAAATATCTAAAAGAAAACCTAAATATTCCTATAATTATAAATGATAAATTAGAGCTAATAGAGTTTGCAGATGGTCTTCATTTAGGTCAAGAAGATATTTATAAAATACATCAAGATAAAAAAATAGCTATAAAACTTTTAAGAGCAAAAATTAAAGATAAACTTCTTGGAATATCAACTCATAATGAATTTGAAATACTTGAAGCAAACTCTTTAGATATTGATATGATAGGACTTGGAGCATATAAAAATACAAGCACAAAAGATATATCAAATATTTTAGGTGATAAATTATCCTATCTAGCAAAAATATCAAAACATCCAGTTTGTGCAATTGGTGGAGTAAAAGTTGATGATAAGATAGATAATGCAAGATTTAATTGTGTTGGGAGTGATTTTTTAAATTGA
- a CDS encoding 23S rRNA (pseudouridine(1915)-N(3))-methyltransferase RlmH — MKINIYIIAKKSNDTYDKLINDFIKMSSKFANISIHYLFNNEISKAQNINEFEAQKVYTKVYTPYLKGFNIALDVLGKQVDTFAFSKLLEDKNEVNFFIGGAYGFQREFLDLCDHTISLSNLTFAHKIATLVLGEQIFRSLSILNNHPYHK; from the coding sequence TTGAAAATAAATATCTATATAATTGCAAAAAAATCAAATGATACTTATGATAAATTAATAAATGATTTTATAAAAATGTCTAGCAAATTTGCAAATATATCTATACATTATCTATTTAATAATGAGATATCAAAAGCACAAAATATAAATGAATTCGAGGCTCAGAAAGTATATACAAAAGTATATACACCTTATTTAAAAGGATTTAATATAGCTCTTGATGTATTAGGAAAACAAGTTGATACTTTTGCTTTTTCTAAATTATTAGAAGATAAAAATGAAGTTAATTTTTTTATAGGTGGAGCTTATGGTTTTCAAAGAGAGTTTTTAGACCTTTGTGACCATACAATATCATTAAGTAATCTTACTTTTGCACATAAAATTGCAACTTTAGTATTGGGTGAACAAATATTTAGGTCTCTAAGTATTTTAAATAATCATCCGTATCATAAGTAA
- a CDS encoding tRNA dihydrouridine synthase: MQKKLDFSKPLVVLAPLAGYTDLPFRSVVKKFGADLTISEMISSNALVYKSARTLKMVEKSPSEDPYFVQIAGNSVDLVRAAVEILNDVEGIDGIDLNCGCPAPKVFNHGSGSNLLGDLNKLEEILSTVKKYSKKQYTSAKVRLGVNDKIPVEIGKAVEACGVDFVSVHGRTRAGKYKAPVDYDAIKQMKDAISIPVIANGDIKDYKKAKEVLEYTKADGVMIGRGAIGKPWVFYQLKHQLEDIDNNIKKEIILEHYDKMLEFHGPYGAIIFRKLLHAYSKGYTGANEFRDLVNQVSDVDIMRDLIDNFF; encoded by the coding sequence ATGCAAAAAAAACTTGATTTTTCAAAGCCACTAGTGGTTTTAGCACCACTTGCTGGATATACAGATTTACCTTTTAGAAGTGTAGTAAAAAAATTTGGAGCAGATTTAACAATATCTGAGATGATAAGCTCAAATGCACTTGTATATAAAAGTGCAAGAACATTAAAAATGGTTGAGAAATCTCCAAGTGAAGATCCATATTTTGTACAAATTGCTGGAAATAGTGTTGATTTAGTAAGAGCTGCCGTTGAGATATTAAATGATGTTGAAGGAATTGATGGAATTGATTTAAACTGTGGTTGTCCAGCACCAAAAGTTTTTAATCATGGTTCAGGTTCAAATCTTTTAGGGGATTTAAATAAGCTTGAAGAGATATTAAGTACAGTAAAAAAATACTCTAAAAAACAATACACAAGTGCAAAGGTAAGACTTGGTGTAAATGATAAAATTCCAGTGGAAATTGGAAAAGCAGTTGAAGCTTGTGGAGTTGATTTTGTATCTGTTCATGGACGAACAAGAGCAGGAAAATACAAAGCTCCAGTTGATTATGATGCAATAAAACAGATGAAAGATGCTATTTCTATACCAGTTATTGCAAATGGAGATATAAAAGATTATAAAAAAGCAAAAGAGGTTTTAGAGTATACAAAAGCTGATGGTGTGATGATAGGTCGAGGAGCCATTGGAAAACCTTGGGTATTTTATCAATTAAAACATCAACTTGAAGATATTGATAATAATATTAAAAAAGAGATTATTTTAGAACATTATGACAAGATGTTAGAGTTTCATGGACCTTATGGAGCAATAATTTTTAGAAAGCTTCTGCATGCATATTCAAAGGGCTATACAGGAGCAAATGAGTTTAGAGATTTAGTAAATCAAGTAAGTGATGTAGATATTATGAGGGATTTAATAGATAACTTTTTTTAA
- a CDS encoding 50S ribosomal protein L11 methyltransferase translates to MTQKYFELEIKPKKDYDVFLDLIESIVADAIEESENKSIIIRSEESLEDIKSAVVKFSEALDIECEISYFKKDSIDWIKNYQDSIKPVIVGSFYIRPSWEKSIDDKINILIDPALAFGSGHHETTSSCIEAIDKYVKKDDELLDVGTGSGILAIASAKKGAKVDICDTDEICIDSSISNFKINNETINNSWVGSVNSAKSKYDVVIANIIADILVMISNDLKNSIKDDGILILSGILDKYENRVKQSFNDLELKERIQKNEWLTLVFKKTKEI, encoded by the coding sequence TTGACACAAAAATATTTTGAATTGGAAATAAAACCAAAGAAAGATTATGATGTTTTTTTAGATTTAATAGAATCAATTGTTGCTGATGCAATAGAAGAGAGTGAAAATAAATCAATAATAATTAGAAGTGAAGAGAGTTTAGAAGATATCAAAAGTGCTGTTGTTAAATTTAGTGAAGCATTAGATATTGAGTGTGAAATATCTTATTTCAAAAAAGATAGTATAGATTGGATAAAAAACTATCAAGATTCAATAAAACCTGTTATTGTAGGTAGTTTTTATATAAGACCATCTTGGGAAAAAAGTATTGATGATAAAATAAATATCTTAATTGACCCAGCTTTAGCTTTTGGTTCAGGGCATCATGAAACAACATCTTCTTGTATTGAAGCTATTGATAAATATGTAAAAAAAGATGATGAGCTTTTAGATGTTGGTACAGGAAGTGGGATTTTAGCAATAGCATCTGCAAAAAAAGGTGCAAAAGTAGATATTTGTGATACAGATGAGATCTGTATAGATAGCTCTATCTCAAATTTTAAAATAAATAATGAAACTATAAACAACTCTTGGGTTGGTTCAGTAAATAGTGCAAAGTCAAAATATGATGTAGTAATTGCAAATATTATTGCAGATATATTAGTTATGATTTCAAATGATTTAAAAAATAGTATAAAAGATGATGGAATACTTATTCTATCTGGAATTTTAGATAAATATGAAAATAGAGTAAAACAATCTTTTAATGATTTAGAATTAAAAGAGAGAATACAAAAAAATGAGTGGTTAACACTTGTATTTAAAAAAACTAAGGAGATATAG
- the ftsH gene encoding ATP-dependent zinc metalloprotease FtsH, with amino-acid sequence MNKQQNNNSNNQNNQNNNNNNNFFNNNPLLIFVIFSLLTIFAFKAIFPDNNETGTNSQIQAFGSSTNKTVPYSELKKLIPSGKIEYVGIGNTIIKAISKHDGMQRVTYNARRVVPDETLIKELESNGIAYGGINEENVLSDILFGWVLPIFLFFAIWMFLVKRMQKSMGGGSGGILGIGSSKKMINSEKPNVKFDDMAGNKEAKEEVREVVDFLRDPDRYVRLGAQIPKGVLLVGPPGTGKTLLAKAVAGEADVQFLSVSGSAFIEMFVGVGASRVRDLFEQAKKVAPAIIFIDEIDAIGKSRASGGPMGGNDEREQTLNQLLAEMDGFSTETAPVIVLAATNRPEVLDPALLRPGRFDRQVLVDKPDYEGRIEILNVHIKGVKIAKDVDLKEVAKMTAGLAGADLANIINEAALLAGRVNKNYVEASDFKEAVERQIAGLEKKSRRISPKERKIVAYHESGHALMAEITKGAKRVNKVSIVPRGLAALGYTLNTPEENKYLMQKHELIAEVDVLLGGRAAEEVFIGEISTGAGNDLERATNIIKSMATIYGMSDIAGLMVLERRTNQFLGGQTQKDFSDSMAKELDDHVKDTLNERYKVVLQSLRDNSESIEQMTAELLDIEVISGERVREIIKENGGTVFEDEDLHSEAIKEKENEKSSSENKEDSKSQDKE; translated from the coding sequence ATGAATAAACAACAAAACAATAATTCAAATAATCAAAACAATCAAAATAACAATAACAACAATAATTTTTTTAATAATAATCCACTTTTGATATTTGTAATTTTTTCATTGCTTACAATATTTGCATTTAAAGCAATTTTCCCTGATAACAATGAAACTGGAACAAATTCACAAATTCAAGCATTTGGAAGTAGCACAAATAAAACTGTTCCATATTCTGAACTTAAAAAGCTGATTCCAAGTGGAAAAATTGAGTATGTTGGAATTGGTAATACTATTATTAAAGCAATTAGCAAACATGATGGTATGCAAAGAGTTACATATAATGCAAGAAGAGTTGTTCCTGATGAAACTTTAATAAAAGAGTTAGAATCTAATGGTATAGCTTATGGTGGAATAAATGAAGAGAATGTTTTATCTGATATTCTTTTTGGATGGGTTCTTCCAATATTTTTATTTTTTGCTATTTGGATGTTTTTGGTTAAAAGAATGCAAAAATCTATGGGTGGTGGATCAGGAGGAATTCTTGGAATTGGTTCATCTAAGAAAATGATTAATTCTGAAAAACCAAATGTAAAATTTGATGATATGGCTGGAAATAAAGAAGCAAAAGAGGAAGTAAGAGAAGTTGTTGATTTCCTTAGAGATCCAGATAGATATGTAAGACTTGGAGCACAGATTCCAAAAGGTGTATTACTTGTAGGTCCTCCAGGTACAGGTAAAACTCTTTTAGCAAAAGCAGTTGCTGGTGAAGCTGATGTTCAATTTTTATCAGTTTCAGGTTCTGCTTTTATTGAGATGTTTGTTGGAGTTGGTGCAAGTAGAGTTAGAGATCTGTTTGAACAAGCAAAAAAAGTAGCTCCTGCTATTATTTTTATCGATGAGATTGATGCTATTGGTAAAAGTAGAGCAAGTGGTGGTCCAATGGGTGGAAATGATGAAAGAGAACAGACTTTAAATCAACTTTTGGCTGAAATGGATGGATTTTCAACAGAAACTGCACCTGTAATTGTACTTGCTGCTACAAATAGACCAGAAGTTTTAGATCCAGCTCTTTTAAGACCAGGAAGATTTGACAGACAAGTTTTAGTTGATAAACCTGATTATGAAGGAAGAATCGAGATTTTAAATGTACATATTAAAGGTGTTAAAATTGCTAAAGATGTAGATTTAAAAGAAGTTGCAAAGATGACAGCAGGACTTGCTGGGGCTGATTTAGCAAATATTATAAATGAAGCTGCTTTACTTGCAGGAAGAGTTAATAAAAACTATGTAGAAGCAAGTGACTTTAAAGAAGCAGTTGAAAGACAAATCGCTGGACTTGAGAAAAAATCAAGAAGAATATCTCCAAAAGAGAGAAAAATCGTTGCATATCATGAAAGTGGTCATGCTTTAATGGCTGAAATTACAAAAGGTGCAAAAAGAGTAAATAAAGTTTCAATTGTTCCAAGAGGACTAGCAGCTTTAGGTTATACTTTAAATACACCAGAAGAGAATAAATATTTAATGCAAAAACATGAACTTATAGCTGAAGTTGATGTTTTACTTGGTGGAAGAGCAGCTGAAGAGGTATTTATTGGTGAAATAAGTACAGGTGCTGGAAATGATTTAGAAAGAGCAACAAATATTATTAAATCTATGGCAACAATATATGGAATGAGTGATATTGCTGGATTAATGGTACTTGAAAGAAGAACAAATCAATTTTTAGGTGGACAAACTCAAAAAGATTTCTCAGATTCAATGGCAAAAGAGCTTGATGATCATGTTAAAGATACTTTAAACGAAAGATATAAAGTAGTTCTTCAATCTTTAAGAGATAATAGTGAATCAATTGAACAAATGACAGCTGAGCTACTTGATATTGAAGTAATATCAGGTGAAAGAGTAAGAGAAATCATAAAAGAAAATGGTGGAACTGTTTTTGAAGATGAAGATTTACATAGTGAAGCTATAAAAGAAAAAGAGAATGAAAAAAGTAGTTCTGAAAATAAAGAAGATAGTAAATCACAAGATAAAGAGTAA